In the genome of Leptospira broomii serovar Hurstbridge str. 5399, the window ATTGCCTGTCGTAATCGAACTTTTCGTAGATTTCGTCCGAAATTAAATACGCGCCGGTTCGCTCCGCTAAGTCGGCTAAGGACGTTAGTTGGTCTTTGCTAAGAATTGTTCCGGTCGGATTGGACGGAGACGAGAAAATGATTATCTTCAGTTTTTTATCCCGAAACTGATTCAGGTCGTCCGGCCCGAAATTCTCGGAAATCGTATGCATCTTGCCGCCGTAAATCTTAATGTATTCCGGATACATAAGGAAATACGGGGAAACGACTAAGCATTCATCTCCTTCGTTTAACAGAGCGTTAAATAATAACAAAAAGGCCGAGCTGATTCCCGAGGTTACTAAGACCCGCTCCGGCGTAGCATATGGTATCGAGTTCTCTTTTCTGTATTTAAGAGAGAGGGCTTCCCGTAGCTGGGGGATGCCTGCCGTCAGAGTATATGCAGTCTTTCCGTCTCGAAGCGCCTTGACTCCCGCTTCGATGATATTTTCAGGACAGGGAAAGTGGGGTTGTCCGATGGAAAGATTAATCGGATCTTTCAAGGTTCCTGCAAGTTCAAAGGCCTTGCGAATAGCGGAGGAATTTAAACCACGAATTCTATTTGCGAGGGCGTATTCGAGTGTCGACTGGCTCATAAGTGAACGGTACTCGGTAGGCGGTTTGGGTAACAAACGGAAATTCGATCAGTGATCGGAAAATTTTTCGACCGGAACGGTTGGCAACCCCAACCAATACTTGCCACTCTCGCTTGGGAATTCGGATTGCCTCTTGATCCGGCTCCTTCATTTTGGAGCCATGGAAGCCGTTGAAATCGCAGGATTAAAAGTCCCAGTGTCAAAAATCGGAAACAACTCGGGCAGTCTCGGTTCGGATCTTGTAGAGACGGACTCGACCGTTCGCAATCTTCAGAACATACTTTATCCTTTATTAGAAGGTCGTCCGGTATTATTGATCGGAGATGCAGGAGTCGGAAAAAACGCATTAAT includes:
- a CDS encoding pyridoxal phosphate-dependent aminotransferase — encoded protein: MSQSTLEYALANRIRGLNSSAIRKAFELAGTLKDPINLSIGQPHFPCPENIIEAGVKALRDGKTAYTLTAGIPQLREALSLKYRKENSIPYATPERVLVTSGISSAFLLLFNALLNEGDECLVVSPYFLMYPEYIKIYGGKMHTISENFGPDDLNQFRDKKLKIIIFSSPSNPTGTILSKDQLTSLADLAERTGAYLISDEIYEKFDYDRQFHSVGSFYEKAITLSGFSKTYSMTGLRLASILAPEPIIKTLTTLQQYTLVCAPSVTQWMGIEALKTNMSSYIADYREKRDFVYENLKDHYEVKKSQGAFYFFLKIKDRDEDFIGRAVKEKGLILVPGYIFVDSPNYIRISFASEWDNLKRGIKALRELAGA